One Ostrea edulis chromosome 2, xbOstEdul1.1, whole genome shotgun sequence genomic region harbors:
- the LOC125679024 gene encoding chitin synthase chs-1-like isoform X1: MELPTYPGGQVFRPAGNRISRSLNSLGSEMDIGGHRNPAFEDDTCDSIGSCSNSRDSDSSDGNDDRDETSQKVPYQSTNVPRYYSSENPHVPVRSTAKWDVFQVSSEDNVSGSGLACWNACFLITRTTFCILLFIIVCVTSMISKLTFLTMTANIFPPSTKNRLKTLGGTLSYTGRSWIYTDVRWIWGVLIAISAPYLFTVFKYTWVLLFRKTWPMQWRTLLAVVCLESLHSIGLCIFTLVVLPSFDPLTACVVCFSISLVPGILKVIFPSGERKDNASSSNHFYGARIVSTFAVLCQIGSIGLWSYYVFCSKTSNSVLLMALAILSSILVSFSWWENFVSQSESSSMFSLSNLKKNMKKERVRIGIISNLWKIILTIVIMPSLLIGAGCENGTACIKTFFFHSVGKAEFNLTDSTNFTVDGQYGKDCVSYLPFIISMVNVLSNIICYKCVKIASKIMAQKLCFALPIIISTPAVLGIFFGIYSNSKRLNVGTENCVIFPLPHWFNENADPSLLFDYAENYWPALLAGFLGFLSFLLISNHIWSPNEERLITTDRLFVRALYSGAFLDQSLFLNRRRMDKEIKQSKLKKENEKVPIPDTSNDTSQEKDQWSTYRENDTPMIYMCATMWHESEKEMVQILKSIFRQDIDQCTRQHLQSGLGIKDPDYYEFQAHIFFDDAFESRMDSKGRYNVNTYVKQLLESIDIAARSIYSAYGRYKSIPPPVRTNTPYGGRLQWKLPGGNSLTAHLKDKTKIRHRKRWSQVMYMYYFMAYKLMNMPQKSRTQKRTIAANTFLLALDGDVDFQPKAVQLLVDRMRKNPNVGAACGRIHPIGAGPMVWYQKFEYAVSHWLQKAAENVLGCVLCSPGCFSLFRGSALMDDNVMARYTTCPTEPHHYVQYDQGEDRWLCTLLLQQGYKVEYVAASDALTYAPEGFYEFYNQRRRWSPSTMANILDLLMDWRNVTRNNEDISMLYILYQMFLMACSILTPGTIFLMILGAISMAFPAIPPSAGMIINLAPVMGMVILCFIAKSETQLAYAAVVSTFYSLLMMVVLVGLMVEAVTAGFCSVTTLFLVFVVGVFFVSAVIHPQEFFCVLHGFLYFLSIPSMSMLLMIYSLGNLHVVSWGTRETKEIEPQQTAKSVNKEPDKNKSQRILESLGFGTNDRKSDYLFSCGNFIRCCPTRRSDERLFNILLDRLDDIEAQIKQDSQNPEPEEERPAEILHFTKQEALIDGAVERSNPVFHDEIKPENDEHASWINDEDLKNGAIDLLQNEEIEFWQEFIEKYLKPLNHDKEHQKQMHQGLIELRNKVCLAFLLMNALFVTIVYVLTEVNSSTHQTLSIKLPCTVSEGRPGRGYIEPISFAFTAIFGIMLLLQFICMLMHRMSTFIHIAASTNFDLKKKLFDGFNSDEQKPQVIGVEDGLEIVKALQTEKDDDNISVASQETSYSEDSYTHSGNRTREMWKKYTRRLREKTSTQPQELRLNFAKNLEKLSNALDEGDNASTRGIQEESNASINDEKISNVQKVFRNRFNTKTLQAVRTIAETEGKAQDIKRRATALKQKDKIKSRWNEIREKTKLQLEAENGERNGRTSKVGFASVAKAAVAQEKRMHLEENDETLLHDEDKKDDRTPATSVQSTTLEVVVENDQEGNSLENEEDSKTEEDKTESSLSGHQESKQADNVESINL; this comes from the exons ATGGAACTACCCACATATCCTGGTGGACAAGTGTTTCGACCTGCAGGGAACAGAATATCGAGATCTCTAAATTCGTTGGGTTCTGAAATGGATATTGGCGGACATAGAAACCCGGCATTTGAAGATGATACATGCGATTCCATAGGTTCGTGTTCTAACTCCAGAGATAGCGATTCCTCTGACGGGAATGACGATAGGGACGAGACAAGTCAAAAAGTCCCATATCAGAGTACGAACGTACCAAGATATTACTCATCAGAGAACCCTCATGTTCCAGTCAG ATCAACAGCCAAATGGGATGTGTTTCAAGTGAGTTCTGAGGACAATGTTTCCGGTTCAGGTTTGGCGTGTTGGAACGCCTGCTTCCTCATCACCAGGACGACGTTCTGTATTCTTCTATTCATCATCGTCTGTGTGACgtctatgatttcaaaattgACATTTCTTACAATGACAGCCAATATCTTCCCTCCGTCTACTAAGAATAGACTGAAAACTTTAGGAGGAACTCTGTCCTACACAGGCAGATCCTGGATATACACTGATGTTAGGTGGATCTGGGGAGTTCTAATCGCAATATCGGCACCATACCTGTTCACAGTATTCAAGTACACCTGGGTTCTGCTTTTTAGAAAAACCTGGCCTATGCAGTGGCGTACTCTCTTAGCG GTAGTTTGTCTAGAATCGCTGCATTCCATTGGATTGTGTATTTTTACTCTGGTGGTGTTACCGAGTTTCGATCCTCTGACCGCGTGTGTTGTTTGTTTCAGTATATCTTTGGTTCCAGGAATTCTTAAGGTCATTTTCCCATCTGGAGAGCGAAAAGACAATGCAAGTTCTTCCAATCACTTTTATGGTGCTCGTATTGTGAGTACATTCGCCGTTCTTTGTCAGATAGGTTCTATAGGTTTGTGGAGCTATTATGTCTTTTGTTCGAAAACATCAAATTCTGTCCTGCTGATGGCATTGGCAATTCTGTCGTCGATTTTGGTTTCATTTTCATGGTGGGAAAATTTTGTATCACAGTCAGAATCTTCTTCGATGTTTTCGTTGTCCAACctaaagaaaaatatgaaaaaggagAGGGTGAGAATTGGAATCATTTCTAATTTATGGAAGATTATACTGACAATCGTAATAATGCCAAGTCTTCTGATTGGTGCTGGATGTGAAAATGGAACCGCctgtatcaaaacatttttctttcattccGTGGGCAAAGCCGAATTTAATCTCACAGATTCTACAAACTTTACCGTCGATGGACAGTATGGAAAAGATTGCGTATCATATTTACCATTTATCATTTCGATGGTAAATGTTTTATCCAACATTATTTGTTATAAATGTGTAAAAATAGCAAGTAAGATTATGGCACAGAAGCTCTGTTTTGCATTGCCAATCATTATTTCCACACCGGCTGTTCTTGGTATATTTTTTGGAATATACTCCAACTCGAAACGTCTGAACGTTGGAACTGAAAATTGCGTTATTTTCCCTCTACCCCACTGGTTCAATGAAAATGCCGATCCCTCTCTCCTGTTTGACTATGCGGAGAATTACTGGCCCGCACTGTTAGCCGGGTTTCTGGGGTTTCTCTCCTTCCTACTGATTTCTAACCATATCTGGTCACCAAACGAGGAACGATTGATCACAACAGATCG CTTATTCGTTCGTGCTTTGTATAGCGGTGCATTTTTAGACCAGTCTTTGTTTCTAAATCGAAGAAGGATggataaagaaataaaacaatctaAACTT aagaaagaaaacgaGAAAGTCCCAATTCCTGACACTAGTAATGATACTTCACAAGAAAAGGATCAGTGGTCTACATACAGAGAGAATGATACACCAATGATTTACATGTGTGCTACAATGTGGCATGAATCGGAGAAGGAAATGGTACAGATACTCAAGTCCATATTTAG ACAAGACATTGATCAGTGTACGAGGCAACACCTACAAAGTGGGTTAGGAATAAAGGACCCAGATTACTATGAATTTCAAG CgcatattttctttgatgacGCATTTGAATCGAGGATGGACAGCAAAGGGAGATACAACGTCAACACCTACGTCAAACAACTCCTCGAATCCATAGACATTGCAGCAAG ATCTATATACTCGGCATATGGAAGATACAAGTCCATCCCCCCACCAGTTCGAACAAACACTCCCTATGGAGGGCGTCTGCAATGGAAACTTCCAGGAGGAAATAGCCTGACCGCTCATCTAAAGGATAAAACCAAGATACGTCATAGAAAGAGATGGAGTCAA GTGATGTATATGTACTATTTCATGGCCTATAAATTGATGAACATGCCCCAAAAATCGAGAACGCAAAAACGAACAATTGCAGCGAATACCTTCCTTTTGGCATTGGACGGTGATGTTGATTTCCAGCCAAAGGCTGTTCAGCTCCTGGTGGATAGAATGCGGAAGAACCCAAATGTTGGTGCTGCTTGTGGACGAATTCATCCGATAGGAGCAG GTCCGATGGTATGGTACCAGAAATTTGAGTATGCTGTAAGTCACTGGCTACAAAAGGCAGCCGAGAACGTGTTAGGATGCGTGCTGTGTAGTCCAGGATGTTTTAGTCTGTTCCGTGGCTCTGCCCTTATGGACGACAACGTGATGGCACGATACACTACCTGTCCCACGGAACCACATCACTATGTACAGTATGATCAAG GTGAAGACCGATGGCTGTGTACTCTACTACTACAGCAAGGATACAAAGTGGAGTATGTAGCTGCTAGCGATGCGCTGACGTATGCCCCAGAAGGTTTCTATGAATTCTATAATCAGAGAAGGAGATGGTCTCCATCAACAATGGCCAATATACTGGATCTTTTGATGGACTGGAGAAATGTAACAAGGAACAACGAGGACATATCCATGCTGTATATATTATACCAGATGTTTTTAATGGCCTGCTCCATTTTGACCCCGGGGACAATTTTCCTGATGATTCTCGGGGCTATAAGCATGGCGTTTCCTGCTATTCCGCCGTCTGCTGGGATGATCATCAATCTTGCGCCTGTGATGGGAATGGTTATACTGTGCTTTATTGCTAAATCAGAAACTCAA TTGGCCTATGCTGCTGTTGTCTCGACTTTCTACTCCTTGCTGATGATGGTGGTGTTGGTGGGACTTATGGTGGAGGCTGTCACAGCCGGGTTCTGTTCCGTCACTACCTTGTTTCTCGTGTTTGTTGTTGGAGTTTTCTTTGTCTCGGCCGTTATTCACCCTCAG GAATTCTTTTGTGTCCTCCATGGTTTCCTTTACTTCCTCTCCATTCCATCGATGTCCATGTTGCTGATGATCTATTCGCTCGGTAACCTGCACGTGGTGTCTTGGGGAACACGGGAAACAAAGGAAATAGAACCACAACAAACAGCAAAATCGGTCAACAAGGAGCCTGATAAAAACAAATCTCAAAGAATTTTGGAATCTCTTGGGTTTGGTACCAATGATAGAAAATCAGATTATCTTTTTTCCTGTGGAAATTTCATAAG ATGTTGCCCAACCCGGAGATCGGATGAAAGGTTATTCAACATTCTACTAGACAGACTTGATGACATAGAAGCTCAGATCAAGCAAGACTCACAAAATCCGGAACCAGAGGAAGAAAGGCCTGCAGAAATACTTCATTTTACGAAACAGGAAGCTTTGATTGACGGAGCAGTGGAGAGAA GTAACCCCGTTTTTCATGACGAAATAAAACCTGAAAACGACGAACATGCGTCTTGGATAAATGATGAGGATTTAAAAAACGGTGCCATTGATTTGCTACAAAACGAAGAAATAGAATTTTGGCAAGAATTTATAGAAAAGTATCTAAAGCCGCTGAATCATGACAAAGAGCACCAAAAACAG ATGCATCAAGGTCTTATAGAGCTCAGAAACAAAGTATGTCTTGCATTTCTGTTGATGAATGCCCTTTTTGTGACGATTGTGTACGTATTAACAGAAGTCAATTCTAGTACTCATCAAACCCTTTCCATCAAACTTCCCTGCACTGTATCAGAAGGACGACCCGGAAGAGGATATATCGAACCGATATCATTTGCATTTACTGCCATATTTGGTATCATGCTGCTTTTACAATTTATATGTATGCTTATGCATCGTATGTCGACATTTATCCATATCGCTGCTTctacaaattttgatttgaagaaAAAGCTATTTGATGGATTTAATTCCGACGAACAAAAGCCACAAGTTATCGGAGTAGAAGACGGGTTGGAAATCGTGAAAGCACTGCAGACGGAGAAGGACGATGACAATATATCTGTAGCTTCCCAAGAAACTTCTTACAGCGAAGACTCCTACACGCATTCTGGGAATAGAACCAGAGAGATGTGGAAAAAATACACAAGACGATTACGAGAAAAAACCAGTACTCAACCCCAAGAATTACGTTTGAATTTTGCAAAAAATTTAGAGAAGCTAAGCAACGCTCTAGATGAAGGGGATAACGCAAGTACTAGGGGGATACAAGAGGAAAGTAATGCTAGCATTAACGACGAGAAAATCTCGAATGTTCAGAAAGTGTTCAGAAATCGGTTTAATACGAAGACACTACAAGCTGTAAGAACGATAGCAGAAACTGAAGGTAAAGCTCAAGATATCAAAAGACGAGCCACAGCTTTGAAGCAAAAGGACAAAATTAAGAGTCGGTGGAATGAAATAagagaaaaaacaaaacttcaACTGGAAGCTGAAAACGGAGAACGAAATGGAAGGACAAGCAAAGTTGGTTTCGCTTCCGTGGCAAAGGCTGCAGTGGCTCAGGAAAAACGAATGCATCTAGAGGAAAACGATGAAACTTTATTACATGACGAGGACAAGAAAGATGATAGAACACCTGCTACATCTGTACAGTCGACGACTCTGGAGGTCGTAGTGGAAAACGACCAAGAAGGAAACTCCTTGGAAAATGAAGAAGATAGTAAAACGGAAGAAGATAAAACTGAAAGTTCCCTTTCAGGACATCAGGAGAGCAAACAAGCAGATAATGTAGAGTCCATCAATTTATAG
- the LOC125679024 gene encoding chitin synthase chs-1-like isoform X2, whose protein sequence is MELPTYPGGQVFRPAGNRISRSLNSLGSEMDIGGHRNPAFEDDTCDSIGSCSNSRDSDSSDGNDDRDETSQKVPYQSTNVPRYYSSENPHVPVRSTAKWDVFQVSSEDNVSGSGLACWNACFLITRTTFCILLFIIVCVTSMISKLTFLTMTANIFPPSTKNRLKTLGGTLSYTGRSWIYTDVRWIWGVLIAISAPYLFTVFKYTWVLLFRKTWPMQWRTLLAVVCLESLHSIGLCIFTLVVLPSFDPLTACVVCFSISLVPGILKVIFPSGERKDNASSSNHFYGARIVSTFAVLCQIGSIGLWSYYVFCSKTSNSVLLMALAILSSILVSFSWWENFVSQSESSSMFSLSNLKKNMKKERVRIGIISNLWKIILTIVIMPSLLIGAGCENGTACIKTFFFHSVGKAEFNLTDSTNFTVDGQYGKDCVSYLPFIISMVNVLSNIICYKCVKIASKIMAQKLCFALPIIISTPAVLGIFFGIYSNSKRLNVGTENCVIFPLPHWFNENADPSLLFDYAENYWPALLAGFLGFLSFLLISNHIWSPNEERLITTDRLFVRALYSGAFLDQSLFLNRRRMDKEIKQSKLKENEKVPIPDTSNDTSQEKDQWSTYRENDTPMIYMCATMWHESEKEMVQILKSIFRQDIDQCTRQHLQSGLGIKDPDYYEFQAHIFFDDAFESRMDSKGRYNVNTYVKQLLESIDIAARSIYSAYGRYKSIPPPVRTNTPYGGRLQWKLPGGNSLTAHLKDKTKIRHRKRWSQVMYMYYFMAYKLMNMPQKSRTQKRTIAANTFLLALDGDVDFQPKAVQLLVDRMRKNPNVGAACGRIHPIGAGPMVWYQKFEYAVSHWLQKAAENVLGCVLCSPGCFSLFRGSALMDDNVMARYTTCPTEPHHYVQYDQGEDRWLCTLLLQQGYKVEYVAASDALTYAPEGFYEFYNQRRRWSPSTMANILDLLMDWRNVTRNNEDISMLYILYQMFLMACSILTPGTIFLMILGAISMAFPAIPPSAGMIINLAPVMGMVILCFIAKSETQLAYAAVVSTFYSLLMMVVLVGLMVEAVTAGFCSVTTLFLVFVVGVFFVSAVIHPQEFFCVLHGFLYFLSIPSMSMLLMIYSLGNLHVVSWGTRETKEIEPQQTAKSVNKEPDKNKSQRILESLGFGTNDRKSDYLFSCGNFIRCCPTRRSDERLFNILLDRLDDIEAQIKQDSQNPEPEEERPAEILHFTKQEALIDGAVERSNPVFHDEIKPENDEHASWINDEDLKNGAIDLLQNEEIEFWQEFIEKYLKPLNHDKEHQKQMHQGLIELRNKVCLAFLLMNALFVTIVYVLTEVNSSTHQTLSIKLPCTVSEGRPGRGYIEPISFAFTAIFGIMLLLQFICMLMHRMSTFIHIAASTNFDLKKKLFDGFNSDEQKPQVIGVEDGLEIVKALQTEKDDDNISVASQETSYSEDSYTHSGNRTREMWKKYTRRLREKTSTQPQELRLNFAKNLEKLSNALDEGDNASTRGIQEESNASINDEKISNVQKVFRNRFNTKTLQAVRTIAETEGKAQDIKRRATALKQKDKIKSRWNEIREKTKLQLEAENGERNGRTSKVGFASVAKAAVAQEKRMHLEENDETLLHDEDKKDDRTPATSVQSTTLEVVVENDQEGNSLENEEDSKTEEDKTESSLSGHQESKQADNVESINL, encoded by the exons ATGGAACTACCCACATATCCTGGTGGACAAGTGTTTCGACCTGCAGGGAACAGAATATCGAGATCTCTAAATTCGTTGGGTTCTGAAATGGATATTGGCGGACATAGAAACCCGGCATTTGAAGATGATACATGCGATTCCATAGGTTCGTGTTCTAACTCCAGAGATAGCGATTCCTCTGACGGGAATGACGATAGGGACGAGACAAGTCAAAAAGTCCCATATCAGAGTACGAACGTACCAAGATATTACTCATCAGAGAACCCTCATGTTCCAGTCAG ATCAACAGCCAAATGGGATGTGTTTCAAGTGAGTTCTGAGGACAATGTTTCCGGTTCAGGTTTGGCGTGTTGGAACGCCTGCTTCCTCATCACCAGGACGACGTTCTGTATTCTTCTATTCATCATCGTCTGTGTGACgtctatgatttcaaaattgACATTTCTTACAATGACAGCCAATATCTTCCCTCCGTCTACTAAGAATAGACTGAAAACTTTAGGAGGAACTCTGTCCTACACAGGCAGATCCTGGATATACACTGATGTTAGGTGGATCTGGGGAGTTCTAATCGCAATATCGGCACCATACCTGTTCACAGTATTCAAGTACACCTGGGTTCTGCTTTTTAGAAAAACCTGGCCTATGCAGTGGCGTACTCTCTTAGCG GTAGTTTGTCTAGAATCGCTGCATTCCATTGGATTGTGTATTTTTACTCTGGTGGTGTTACCGAGTTTCGATCCTCTGACCGCGTGTGTTGTTTGTTTCAGTATATCTTTGGTTCCAGGAATTCTTAAGGTCATTTTCCCATCTGGAGAGCGAAAAGACAATGCAAGTTCTTCCAATCACTTTTATGGTGCTCGTATTGTGAGTACATTCGCCGTTCTTTGTCAGATAGGTTCTATAGGTTTGTGGAGCTATTATGTCTTTTGTTCGAAAACATCAAATTCTGTCCTGCTGATGGCATTGGCAATTCTGTCGTCGATTTTGGTTTCATTTTCATGGTGGGAAAATTTTGTATCACAGTCAGAATCTTCTTCGATGTTTTCGTTGTCCAACctaaagaaaaatatgaaaaaggagAGGGTGAGAATTGGAATCATTTCTAATTTATGGAAGATTATACTGACAATCGTAATAATGCCAAGTCTTCTGATTGGTGCTGGATGTGAAAATGGAACCGCctgtatcaaaacatttttctttcattccGTGGGCAAAGCCGAATTTAATCTCACAGATTCTACAAACTTTACCGTCGATGGACAGTATGGAAAAGATTGCGTATCATATTTACCATTTATCATTTCGATGGTAAATGTTTTATCCAACATTATTTGTTATAAATGTGTAAAAATAGCAAGTAAGATTATGGCACAGAAGCTCTGTTTTGCATTGCCAATCATTATTTCCACACCGGCTGTTCTTGGTATATTTTTTGGAATATACTCCAACTCGAAACGTCTGAACGTTGGAACTGAAAATTGCGTTATTTTCCCTCTACCCCACTGGTTCAATGAAAATGCCGATCCCTCTCTCCTGTTTGACTATGCGGAGAATTACTGGCCCGCACTGTTAGCCGGGTTTCTGGGGTTTCTCTCCTTCCTACTGATTTCTAACCATATCTGGTCACCAAACGAGGAACGATTGATCACAACAGATCG CTTATTCGTTCGTGCTTTGTATAGCGGTGCATTTTTAGACCAGTCTTTGTTTCTAAATCGAAGAAGGATggataaagaaataaaacaatctaAACTT aaagaaaacgaGAAAGTCCCAATTCCTGACACTAGTAATGATACTTCACAAGAAAAGGATCAGTGGTCTACATACAGAGAGAATGATACACCAATGATTTACATGTGTGCTACAATGTGGCATGAATCGGAGAAGGAAATGGTACAGATACTCAAGTCCATATTTAG ACAAGACATTGATCAGTGTACGAGGCAACACCTACAAAGTGGGTTAGGAATAAAGGACCCAGATTACTATGAATTTCAAG CgcatattttctttgatgacGCATTTGAATCGAGGATGGACAGCAAAGGGAGATACAACGTCAACACCTACGTCAAACAACTCCTCGAATCCATAGACATTGCAGCAAG ATCTATATACTCGGCATATGGAAGATACAAGTCCATCCCCCCACCAGTTCGAACAAACACTCCCTATGGAGGGCGTCTGCAATGGAAACTTCCAGGAGGAAATAGCCTGACCGCTCATCTAAAGGATAAAACCAAGATACGTCATAGAAAGAGATGGAGTCAA GTGATGTATATGTACTATTTCATGGCCTATAAATTGATGAACATGCCCCAAAAATCGAGAACGCAAAAACGAACAATTGCAGCGAATACCTTCCTTTTGGCATTGGACGGTGATGTTGATTTCCAGCCAAAGGCTGTTCAGCTCCTGGTGGATAGAATGCGGAAGAACCCAAATGTTGGTGCTGCTTGTGGACGAATTCATCCGATAGGAGCAG GTCCGATGGTATGGTACCAGAAATTTGAGTATGCTGTAAGTCACTGGCTACAAAAGGCAGCCGAGAACGTGTTAGGATGCGTGCTGTGTAGTCCAGGATGTTTTAGTCTGTTCCGTGGCTCTGCCCTTATGGACGACAACGTGATGGCACGATACACTACCTGTCCCACGGAACCACATCACTATGTACAGTATGATCAAG GTGAAGACCGATGGCTGTGTACTCTACTACTACAGCAAGGATACAAAGTGGAGTATGTAGCTGCTAGCGATGCGCTGACGTATGCCCCAGAAGGTTTCTATGAATTCTATAATCAGAGAAGGAGATGGTCTCCATCAACAATGGCCAATATACTGGATCTTTTGATGGACTGGAGAAATGTAACAAGGAACAACGAGGACATATCCATGCTGTATATATTATACCAGATGTTTTTAATGGCCTGCTCCATTTTGACCCCGGGGACAATTTTCCTGATGATTCTCGGGGCTATAAGCATGGCGTTTCCTGCTATTCCGCCGTCTGCTGGGATGATCATCAATCTTGCGCCTGTGATGGGAATGGTTATACTGTGCTTTATTGCTAAATCAGAAACTCAA TTGGCCTATGCTGCTGTTGTCTCGACTTTCTACTCCTTGCTGATGATGGTGGTGTTGGTGGGACTTATGGTGGAGGCTGTCACAGCCGGGTTCTGTTCCGTCACTACCTTGTTTCTCGTGTTTGTTGTTGGAGTTTTCTTTGTCTCGGCCGTTATTCACCCTCAG GAATTCTTTTGTGTCCTCCATGGTTTCCTTTACTTCCTCTCCATTCCATCGATGTCCATGTTGCTGATGATCTATTCGCTCGGTAACCTGCACGTGGTGTCTTGGGGAACACGGGAAACAAAGGAAATAGAACCACAACAAACAGCAAAATCGGTCAACAAGGAGCCTGATAAAAACAAATCTCAAAGAATTTTGGAATCTCTTGGGTTTGGTACCAATGATAGAAAATCAGATTATCTTTTTTCCTGTGGAAATTTCATAAG ATGTTGCCCAACCCGGAGATCGGATGAAAGGTTATTCAACATTCTACTAGACAGACTTGATGACATAGAAGCTCAGATCAAGCAAGACTCACAAAATCCGGAACCAGAGGAAGAAAGGCCTGCAGAAATACTTCATTTTACGAAACAGGAAGCTTTGATTGACGGAGCAGTGGAGAGAA GTAACCCCGTTTTTCATGACGAAATAAAACCTGAAAACGACGAACATGCGTCTTGGATAAATGATGAGGATTTAAAAAACGGTGCCATTGATTTGCTACAAAACGAAGAAATAGAATTTTGGCAAGAATTTATAGAAAAGTATCTAAAGCCGCTGAATCATGACAAAGAGCACCAAAAACAG ATGCATCAAGGTCTTATAGAGCTCAGAAACAAAGTATGTCTTGCATTTCTGTTGATGAATGCCCTTTTTGTGACGATTGTGTACGTATTAACAGAAGTCAATTCTAGTACTCATCAAACCCTTTCCATCAAACTTCCCTGCACTGTATCAGAAGGACGACCCGGAAGAGGATATATCGAACCGATATCATTTGCATTTACTGCCATATTTGGTATCATGCTGCTTTTACAATTTATATGTATGCTTATGCATCGTATGTCGACATTTATCCATATCGCTGCTTctacaaattttgatttgaagaaAAAGCTATTTGATGGATTTAATTCCGACGAACAAAAGCCACAAGTTATCGGAGTAGAAGACGGGTTGGAAATCGTGAAAGCACTGCAGACGGAGAAGGACGATGACAATATATCTGTAGCTTCCCAAGAAACTTCTTACAGCGAAGACTCCTACACGCATTCTGGGAATAGAACCAGAGAGATGTGGAAAAAATACACAAGACGATTACGAGAAAAAACCAGTACTCAACCCCAAGAATTACGTTTGAATTTTGCAAAAAATTTAGAGAAGCTAAGCAACGCTCTAGATGAAGGGGATAACGCAAGTACTAGGGGGATACAAGAGGAAAGTAATGCTAGCATTAACGACGAGAAAATCTCGAATGTTCAGAAAGTGTTCAGAAATCGGTTTAATACGAAGACACTACAAGCTGTAAGAACGATAGCAGAAACTGAAGGTAAAGCTCAAGATATCAAAAGACGAGCCACAGCTTTGAAGCAAAAGGACAAAATTAAGAGTCGGTGGAATGAAATAagagaaaaaacaaaacttcaACTGGAAGCTGAAAACGGAGAACGAAATGGAAGGACAAGCAAAGTTGGTTTCGCTTCCGTGGCAAAGGCTGCAGTGGCTCAGGAAAAACGAATGCATCTAGAGGAAAACGATGAAACTTTATTACATGACGAGGACAAGAAAGATGATAGAACACCTGCTACATCTGTACAGTCGACGACTCTGGAGGTCGTAGTGGAAAACGACCAAGAAGGAAACTCCTTGGAAAATGAAGAAGATAGTAAAACGGAAGAAGATAAAACTGAAAGTTCCCTTTCAGGACATCAGGAGAGCAAACAAGCAGATAATGTAGAGTCCATCAATTTATAG